Proteins encoded by one window of Carassius auratus strain Wakin chromosome 8, ASM336829v1, whole genome shotgun sequence:
- the LOC113107866 gene encoding interferon-induced very large GTPase 1-like, translated as MTVVLTGNSSSVQFGDGNILLGQNQQNIENVPISRIVPLQKKISEHHVSVINMIDLHETELYLDCVDQLIGQLVNENEIHAFIYVVRLGQLTDADKTGLDWLQTVFGDRVPQFVMILFTYEREEETDTIIDDLKKNPVLKQLLKKCGGRYQTCNKMMDNQSEMRDLMKKIEHIYHENNQQRFTGEMFNTASIGRKELENSECDDKPRKKEDPTTCETGEKHKGQIQPVGATGVGSDQHLQQGKTKNPKYVFHRLNLEDSYHNKLRAADVFQITKHSLQSNESCAEEELIQTFIYKLLMMNYRARNISTKKTNEQDDTQQRENNSSEDESDIFEVYKETSLSKTSQSEGIDPMDVQMAVFHHADGFLKQMMVTKLSQCQYALPLLVPDPFTRQIEFPLWTFRQINKSWKIRNTKNEIVSQTQTIYKTQTPMVFFFRFGSVSSSKSQLMNSLINKKHDTYFHKNCPGSSRTRVLMDGVVEIAWFCPSGTNADKFTDCVAFCNLHGDAGDHEKQLQILTEMSSVNVVFLTKLDKNDRNAAKIKNMYKERKPLICLLTEDESAVTKPKKGKSMIGLKDRNQSGVSEELRRAINDCLSESSLTFSLENMSKISGIRVDEEDDENCNRGRAAVQQMMSLLEKKDLTEIKESFLPNQGKLWHLWCQKNKELHRPQTYETEMDISRKHLEMNKIRKQQHNSDISEFMKLFIKQINSHAPTKMFFLKWLRILLDEYTSADLSSLHHKYDEKWSTVLKLKEKHDKSEQLKVEQSELERISEDLQAAAFGLEHIMREIGQIYESCSSVKKNKKDLQIPFSSLPSFAAEMMISGFPLELMDGDACHVPVIWISAVLDQLVQKLGDQRVFVLSVLGIQSSGKSTMLNAMFGLQFAVSAGRCTRGAFMQLVRVSDEMKSQVNFDYILIVDTEGLHAIELAGRSTRHHDNELATFVVGLGNLTLINIFGENPAEMQDILQIVVQAFLRMKKVRLDPSCVFVHQNVSDITAGEKNMEGRRRLLETLDEMTKLAAKDEVCDAERFSDIIRFDVQNDVKYFTQLWEGSPPMAPPNPNYCENIQDLKKTIMSHASKSHGMMLIHSKDRIKDLWEALLDERFVFSFRNSLEISAYRKLETEYSKWSWSLCSAMMETENKLHNKIENEAINEIKQSDLQIELKKTSEEVNKLMSDFFEKDRDKDILIQWKTTFEIKIKVLQENIVRETKRKLNEVLQQRGLKKKIDAQRTHHENTLLEKSKELALKLKDKTNDEETLKKEFDLFWEQCVKNIISDTPEIKDIDIMRDVREILSDIYESVPVDHWRESRDIFTMPVYSDYVKLKKSIGITGAFTNIYRSAKEKLCYILSQEDESQIRSFIRDVVQQTDKEIQSFNISKMGYNISCIHQLTGYIKARVTEHETGRVKYVFKNEFFRDLVLSICKRTNRMITDQHGLFREANDPVIYVEKKREEYYHIFQKYCHGSASAAIFGEIICQKLKVPIEQSVYKKTANDQAGEMRTNCPSLNGNRSKLEKHILKRLAEEEDFVKYMEYIHNPRDLFKSFIRDEVCQYITDQFSLSVLPKMKENIKLLQQKIMEAAHESTEHVQLNRGDVGLWLKSFTQQLSDELIFSEKDLSGVKHDDVDDFNLLEEVIRKELPAIMSQISLRVTRRSFDEKLDYRFRPDELLIDHFCQCCWVQCPFCNAICTNTIENHPGDHSVPFHRVTGITGMKFRNTTYLTVDICTSAVTSDGSFYPDSSDNTVLWREYRKGGDRFAKWSITPDLSELPYWKWFVCRFQKDLEKFYNNTFEECGKIPDEWREQLKDNSKAIQSLDEYI; from the exons ATGACCGTTGTATTAACTGGAAATTCTTCATCAGTCCAGTTTGGAGATGGAAACATATTATTAGGACAAAACCaacaaaatattgaaaatgtgcCAATATCCAGAATTGTTCCTTTACAGAAGAAGATATCAGAACATCATGTCTCTGTGATCAACATGATTGACTTACATGAGACTGAACTTTACCTGGACTGTGTGGATCAGCTCATTGGTCAActagtaaatgaaaatgaaattcacGCCTTCATCTATGTTGTGCGACTGGGTCAGTTAACAGATGCTGATAAGACTGGTCTTGACTGGCTCCAGACAGTGTTTGGTGACAGAGTTCCTCAGTTTGTGATGATTCTCTTCACTTatgagagagaagaagagactGACACTATAATAGATGATCTGAAGAAAAACCCTGTTCTGAAGCAGCTGTTGAAGAAATGTGGAGGAAGATATCAGACCTGCAACAAGATGATGGACAATCAATCAGAGATGAGAGACCTAATGAAAAAGATTGAGCATATTTATCATGAGAATAATCAGCAACGCTTCACTGGAGAGATGTTCAACACTGCATCAATAGGGAGAAAAGAGCTGGAAAACAGTGAATGTG ATGATAAACCCAGAAAAAAGGAGGACCCCACAACATGTGAGACTGGAGAAAAACACAAG GGACAAATCCAACCCGTTGGTGCCACAGGAGTTGGATCAGATCAACACCTACAACAGGGAAAGACTAAAAATCCTAAGTATGTATTTCACAGACTTAATCTGGAAGATAGCTACCACAATAAACTGAGAGCTGCAGATGTTTTTCAGATAACCAAACATTCACTACAGTCTAATGAGTCTTGTGCTGAAGAGGAGCTGATTCAGACGTTCATATACAAACTACTAATGATGAACTACAGGGCAAGAAACATTTCaactaaaaaaacaaatgaacaggATGACACACAACAAAGAGAGAATAATTCATCTGAAGATGAGAGTGATATTTTTGAGGTTTATAAAGAGACATCTTTATCCAAAACAAGCCAATCTGAGGGAATTGACCCAATGGATGTTCAGATGGCTGTGTTTCATCATGCTGATGGTTTTCTGAAGCAGATGATGGTGACTAAACTGTCCCAGTGTCAGTATGCTTTGCCTCTGCTTGTTCCTGATCCATTCACACGACAGATTGAGTTTCCTCTCTGGACATTTAGACAAATCAACAAGAGCTGGAAAATCAGAAACACCAAGAATGAAATCGTCAGTCAAACCCAAACGATCTACAAGACACAAACTCCAATGGTGTTTTTCTTCAGGTTTGGCTCTGTGTCTTCCTCCAAGTCTCAGCTGATGAATAGTCTGATTAATAAGAAACATGACACATACTTCCACAAGAACTGCCCAGGGAGCAGCAGAACCAGAGTTCTGATGGATGGAGTGGTGGAGATTGCCTGGTTCTGCCCCTCTGGAACAAACGCGGATAAATTCACTGACTGTGTTGCCTTCTGTAATCTACATGGTGATGCAGGAGACCATGAGAAACAGCTGCAGATCCTCACTGAAATGAGCTCAGTCAATGTTGTTTTTCTAACAAAACTTGACAAGAATGACAGAAATGCAGCAAAgataaaaaatatgtacaaagaAAGAAAGCCACTTATTTGTCTCCTTACTGAGGATGAATCTGCTGTAACTAAGCCAAAGAAAGGGAAATCCATGATCGGCCTGAAAGACAGAAATCAGTCAGGTGTATCTGAAGAACTCAGAAGAGCCATAAATGATTGTCTTTCAGAATCATCTCTCACTTTCAGTCTTGAAAATATGTCCAAAATCTCAGGGATCAGAGtagatgaggaagatgatgaaaACTGCAATAGAGGAAGGGCAGCAGTACAGCAGATGATGAGTTTACTGGAGAAGAAAGATCTGACAGAAATCAAAGAGTCATTTCTTCCTAATCAGGGGAAACTGTGGCATCTATGGTGTCAGAAAAACAAAGAGCTACATCGACCTCAAACATATGAGACCGAAATGGACATCAGTAGAAAACATTTAGAAATGAACAAAATCCGTAAACAGCAGCATAATTCTGACATTAGTGAGTTCATGAAGCtctttattaaacaaataaactcaCATGCTCCCACAAAGATGTTTTTCCTTAAATGGCTCAGAATCCTGCTAGATGAATATACATCCGCTGATCTTTCTTCTCTACATCACAAATATGATGAAAAGTGGTCAACAGtcttaaaactgaaagaaaagcaCGATAAATCTGAGCAACTCAAAGTGGAACAAAGTGAACTTGAGAGAATATCGGAGGATCTTCAAGCTGCAGCCTTTGGTTTGGAGCACATCATGAGGGAGATCGGTCAGATTTATGAATCATGTTCATCTGTGAAGAAGAACAAGAAAGACTTGCAGATCCCCTTCTCTTCTCTCCCAAGTTTTGCAGCAGAGATGATGATCTCTGGATTTCCACTGGAGCTGATGGATGGGGATGCTTGTCATGTTCCTGTGATCTGGATCTCTGCTGTTCTAGATCAACTTGTCCAGAAACTGGGAGACCAGAGAGTCTTTgtgctgtcagttttagggattcaGAGCTCTGGGAAATCCACCATGCTGAATGCCATGTTTGGACTCCAGTTTGCCGTCAGTGCTGGCAGGTGCACCAGAGGAGCTTTCATGCAGCTGGTCAGAGTCTCAGATGAGATGAAATCACAGGTCAACTTTGATTATATTCTGATTGTTGATACTGAGGGTCTTCATGctatagaactggctggaagatcAACACGACATCATGACAATGAATTGGCCACATTTGTTGTAGGTCTGGGAAATCTGACCTTGATCAACATCTTTGGAGAAAACCCAGCTGAGATGCAGGACATTCTTCAGATTGTTGTACAGGCTTTCCTTAGAATGAAGAAGGTCAGACTGGAtcccagctgtgtgtttgtgcatcagaATGTTTCAGACATCACAGCTGGAGAGAAAAACATGGAGGGAAGGAGACGACTGCTGGAGACACTGGATGAGATGACTAAACTTGCTGCTAAAGATGAAGTCTGTGATGCAGAACGTTTCAGTGATATCATTAGATTTGATGTTCAAAATGATGTGAAATATTTCACTCAGCTCTGGGAGGGCAGCCCACCAATGGCACCACCAAATCCAAACTACTGTGAGAACATCCAAGACCTCAAGAAAACTATTATGTCTCATGCCTCAAAATCACATGGAATGATGCTGATACACTCAAAAGATCGTATTAAAGATCTCTGGGAGGCTTTACTGGATGAACGGTTCGTCTTTAGCTTCAGAAATTCTCTGGAGATTTCAGCTTACAGGAAACTGGAGACTGAATACAGCAAGTGGTCCTGGAGTCTTTGCAGTGCCATGATGGAAACTGAGAACAAACTACacaacaaaatagaaaatgaaGCTATTAACGAGATTAAGCAATCTGATCTTCAAATAGAACTGAAGAAGACAAGTGAAGAAGTGAACAAATTAATGTCAGATTTTTTTGAAAAAGACAGAGATAAAGATATACTGATTCAGTGGAAAACAACATTTGAAATCAAGATCAAAGTGCTTCAGGAAAACATTGTGAGAGAAACAAAGAGGAAATTAAATGAGGTTCTTCAGCAGCGCGGCTTGAAGAAGAAGATTGATGCTCAGAGGACACATCATGAAAACACTCTCTTGGAAAAGAGCAAAGAACTTGCCTTAAAACTCAAAGACAAAACAAATGATGAGGAAACACTGAAGAAAGAGTTTGATTTGTTTTGGGAACAGTGTGTGAAGAATATCATCAGTGACACTCCTGAAATTAAAGACATTGACATAATGAGAGATGTAAGAGAGATCCTTAGTGACATCTATGAAAGTGTTCCTGTAGATCACTGGAGGGAGAGCAGGGATATTTTCACAATGCCAGTGTATTCAGATTATGTAAAACTAAAGAAATCCATTGGAATTACAGGAGCTTTTACAAATATCTACAGATCAGCTAAAGAGAAGTTGTGTTATATTCTGTCTCAAGAAGATGAATCTCAAATAAGATCATTTATCAGAGATGTTGTtcaacagacagacaaagagattCAGTCATTTAACATCTCAAAGATGGGCTACAACATCAGCTGCATTCACCAGCTCACAGGTTACATCAAGGCAAGAGTGACAGAACATGAGACAGGACGAGTGAAATATGTGTTCAAGAATGAATTCTTTAGGGATTTGGTTCTTTCCATCTGTAAGAGAACAAACAGGATGATCACTGACCAACACGGGCTTTTCAGGGAAGCCAATGATCCTGTAATATATGTtgagaagaagagagaagagtACTATCATATTTTCCAGAAATACTGTCATGGATCTGCATCAGCTGCTATTTTTGGTGAGATCATCTGTCAGAAACTCAAAGTACCCATTGAGCAGAGTGTCTACAAGAAAACTGCAAATGACCAGGCAGGTGAAATGAGAACAAATTGTCCATCACTGAATGGAAACAGATCAAAACTGGAGAAACACATCCTGAAGAGACTAGCAGAAGAGGAGGATTTTGTCAAATACATGGAGTACATTCATAATCCCAGAGATCTCTTCAAGAGTTTCATCAGAGATGAAGTCTGTCAGTACATCACTGATCAGTTCAGTCTCAGTGTTTTACCCAAGATGAAGGAGAACATTAAACTCCTGCAGCAGAAGATCATGGAAGCAGCACATGAATCTACTGAACATGTTCAACTGAACAGAGGAGATGTTGGTTTGTGGTTGAAGAGTTTCACACAGCAGCTTTCAGACGAGCTGATTTTCTCTGAAAAAGACCTCAGTGGAGTGAAACATGATGATGTTGACGATTTCAACCTCCTAGAAGAGGTGATAAGAAAAGAGCTTCCTGCTATAATGTCTCAGATTAGCTTGAGAGTCACAAGAAGGTCATTTGATGAAAAATTGGACTATAGGTTCAGACCAGATGAGCTTCTGATTGATCACTTCTGTCAGTGCTGTTGGGTTCAGTGTCCATTCTGCAATGCAATCTGCACAAACACCATTGAAAATCATCCTGGAGATCACAGTGTTCCTTTCCATCGTGTCACTGGGATAACTGGGATGAAGTTCAGGAATACGACATACTTGACTGTTGACATTTGCACATCAGCAGTAACAAGTGATGGATCTTTTTACCCAGATTCCTCAGACAACACAGTCCTCTGGAGAGAATACAGAAAAGGAGGTGATAGATTTGCTAAGTGGAGCATCACCCCTGATCTCTCTGAACTTCCCTACTGGAAGTGGTTTGTGTGCAGATTCCAGAAAGATCTGGAAAAATTCTACAACAACACTTTTGAGGAGTGTGGTAAGATCCCAGATGAATGGAGAGAGCAACTGAAAGATAACAGTAAAGCAATACAGAGTTTAGATGAGTACATCTAA